Genomic window (Helianthus annuus cultivar XRQ/B chromosome 3, HanXRQr2.0-SUNRISE, whole genome shotgun sequence):
GACGAAGCATATCTAATAAAAACCCCCAATGCACATTATCATATgctttttcaaaatcaattttaaaaataaacatCTCCTTGCCCATCTGCCTCGCCCAAGCCAATATCTCATTAATCATCATCGGCCCGTCTAAAATAAATCTACCACTCAAGAAAGCAAATTGTGTTTCTAAGTGATATTCCCCATAACCTTTCGGAGCCTATTCGCTAAGATCTTAGAAATCACcttgctaatcaccccaattaGAGTTATTGGCCTATAATCTCCTAATCCTGAAGGGGCCGAATTTTTAGGAATTAAAGTTATAAATGAAGAGCCAACACCTCGGCTTACGGACCCAGTTTCATAAAACTCATTCATAATATTCATAAAATCTGCTGAAAGAATGTTCCAAAACCTCTTTATGAACATAAAATTAAATCTGTCCGGTCCCGGTGCCTTATCATTACCACAACCAAATACCGCCTCCTTGACTTCTGTCTGTCTCTGAAAAAGGTGCAACCACCAACGTCGCTTCATCGTCAGACAATTGTTTCAACTCATGACCTATGAGTTTAGGTCTAACTTTCATTTCCACAACGAACTTCTtcttgaaaaattgaaaaacttctttttttaattttagacgCCTTCGTCTCCCAATTCCCATTAACCATCAACCCTGGAATACTGTTTGACGCCTTTCTTTTGTTAATGAGACCATGAAAATACCGTGTGTTATCATCCCCATCTGTTGCCCATTTACATCTAGATTTCTGTTGCAGATCTTTATATTTGAACTCTTCTATTTCTCTAATTCGTCTTCGACTCTCCTCCCAAACCCATTCTTCCTCTTCATTCAAATCCCTTTGTTCGCGAATTATATCAAGATCTTCAACCTCATTATTTAAAATCAATTCTTCCTCAAGATCTTTTTGTTTAATAATTTCCTTCCACTCTGTGATGTATTTTCGAAACCATTTGAGCTTTTGTAATAACACCACATCAGGAGAACCATGTCCACGAAATTCATTATTTGCCTTCAACACCACCCCCTCGAAATCGTCCCTTTGTAACCAAGAGTTGAAAAACCGAAATGGTTTTGGCCCGAAGTTACCTGAAAATGTCTTGAGGTTGACCGGACAATGATCGGGCCGACCTTTTGGCAAAACTCTGTATTCAGCAGACGCCCATCTACAAAAAAATCCCAACAAACGAATAATCTATCAATTCGGCTTAATTTATTACCTACCGAAAAAGTAAACTTGCGCCCCCTGAGCATAAATTCATGTAACCCCGCGTTAAAGTTGAACTCTCTAGCCGCTGCCGCATTAAAGTTGGAATTTCGCCTTTCATCCTCATACCGAACTGAGTTAAAATCCCCTCCCACTACCCATAAACTATTTCTAGCTGTGATAATATCAACAATATTCATCCATAATTGCCGTTTATCAACCAACAAAAGCCCAATCATCCGAGTAAGGGGCTATTTGGCAAAATACTACATGAATTGGGGAGATATATAATTGATTGATGATATTATAAATgggaaatatataaatattaatttGATAGTTCATTAAGGGTAATATAGTTATTTTATAAGAGTTTTTAATGAAAAGGGGAACTATGTAACATATATGGATTAGGGAGGGGAAATaagtaattgttttttttttttttcatttggggaaatatgtaataagaaAGCTTAgaatggggaaatatgtaataatcCCAAAATAAAAACCTACtaaaaaactacatatattttGCTCGGATATCTTGCTTGGGTTTGGGGTATGTTTTGGGTTTGCAAAAAAAATGGTGGTGCGGGATAGTATCCAAGAAAACCGGGAAGCAGTGGTGGTGTTGTTGGATGAGGGGAGGTTGTGGTGGTAGGTGGCATAGGACAATACGCAATCTCACCCGTTCGCGGGTCTCTTCGGTATCAATTTTGCTCATTGTTTGCTAAATTACCACAAAACGGATTGTTGGGGTCCCATGCGTTTTGATTGTTGGGAAACATTGTGTGAGTatgataaaatgtataaaatttaTGGAGAATGGACAGTAGAAATGGTATGGTTTTAGTAAAAATGGTAGGATATATATAGTgtgaaattttaaaaataaaagttacagtaaattgccaaaatcgtccctgaggtttggatatgtttgtcattttcatacaaaacaactttttttgtaccatatagttttcacttttgagattttttgccattttcatccaaacgtctgacttttttttgccaaaatcgtccctgagatttgagattttttgccattttcatccaaatgtttgatagaaaaaataaagcaaattagttgtttggatgaaaatgtcATAAAATctcaaatctcagggacgattttggcaaaaaaaagtcagacgtttggatgaaaatggcaaaaaattgAGTGTCTGTATCGTATTAATACCGTAATGAAGAGAATCGAATGGATTCCTGCCATTAACGTTATTTATACCATTGTGTAAGGTCACAGATTGGCCTTAGAAAGGTTATACGCTTGCAAAATATGTTGACCAGTTCATCTACACTGAACAAATGTATATGTTGACACTTTACCAAGTTTGAGGCAAACCGGTTCCCCCTCTCGCAACCGGGTTCAATTTGCACTACCAAATCGGTTTCAACCAGACCCAAACTGCCAATTCGTTCGTATCAGTACCTTTAATTTATGTGTTTGGTTATCAATACATGAAGATTTGGATTGCTATAATATTATCAAACCGTTAGTAAAATATCAAAAGTTAACCTTTAGGAAGTGACTAGATTTTAGAACCAAACACATGAACACCAAATAGAATTTGGTAGAGATTTTCTGCTTTCAACATTTTACAAGTTTTAATCTTCATTTTTCCTCTAAACAATTACTATCTCAGTTTCACTCCAGTCGCACAAGCTAGGATCGTTCAGTAGTTCTTTTGGCACAAGCTTACCTAACAACTTAAGCATACTTCTATCTAGTAAACCAGCTGCGATATGATCTATAAATAACGATAAAGTCGAAGCATCAAGTGAGTAACCTCTATCATCCATTTCCTGTAAAAGCATCTCAACATCATCATAGTGCCTGTTCTTTAGATATCCTTGGAGTAAAACACGGTAAGTAACATTATTTGGTGTGCAGCCACTCTCTTCCATTTTAAGAAACAACGACTTTGATTCCGCCAATAGACCTTCCCTACAAAAACCACTAATCATCACAGTATAGGTATGAACATTAGGTTGCAAGCCTTTATCAATTAGGTCATAGAAAAGATTCCTTGCAATATCCACTTTCCCATATTTTCCTGCACCATTGATGAGGATATTGTACACAACAATATCAGAATTGAGCTTGCTGTTACCCACCAAATGAAACAAAGAGAGCGCATCCTCTACTAGATGGTTGTTGCAAAGACCCTCTAGAACTATTCGATAAGTGCACTGGTCTGGAATTCGGCCTTGTGCATGCATCTCATTAAAGAGTCTGCGCGCAGCTACACAACGCCCAACCTGAAACAATCCTTGTAACATGGTGCTGTAAGTGACCACATCGGGTTTTAAACCTTGTCCGGACATTTGACGAAACATTTGCATAGCCCCTTCTATATTCCGATTCTTACAATACCCGTTCAGCAAACTATTGTAAGTGACAAGATTAGGGACGAGACCTCTAGGTCTCAGTGAATCAAAAATTGTTTTTGCTTTGATCATTTCCCCTCGCAGACAGTAGCCATCAATAAGTGAGCTATATGTCACTATGTTTGGAAACTCACCTCTCTCAATCATGATGTTGATAACAGCCTCAGCTTCTTTTATTTTACCTTCCTTGCAAAATGCATCAACTAATGCAGTAAAGGTTTTCACATTTGGAGAAATGTTCTCATCCTCCATTTCTTTTAGCATCTTTGAGGCCTCATCCCAACAACCTAACTTACAAAGACCACAAATTAAAGAGTTGTAGGTGATGACGTTTGGTAGAATACCTTTGTCAGATACCATTTCTTTTAAGAGCTTGAAAGCATCATCGATCATTTTATCCTTGCAAAGACTATCAATGATGGTGCTATATGTAACAATACTAGGCTTGCAGTTTTTTTGCTCCATCAGCCTAAGCAAAGCAAGTGCTGTAACGTTATTACCGAACTTGCAAAGCCCTTTAATCATTGTGTTATACATAACCACATCAGGTTCACAAAGTTTTTGTTTGATGAGCTTCTTGAATAACATCTCTGCTTCAAGAATCCTATCTTCAAGGACGAGTCCGTCTAAGAGTGCATTAAATATGAAGACATTGGGTGGAATAGCTCGCCTAAAGCAGCATCCT
Coding sequences:
- the LOC110930836 gene encoding putative pentatricopeptide repeat-containing protein At1g12700, mitochondrial, yielding MMNRTAFIKFRGTNSFLLHSLSSFQSGTHKASLHSNVSFLIHKITNLNDALELFDEMSHRQPLPSVVKFNQLLAAVTKMKHFSSSLDLFKQMCSLGVPVSNYTMSIAIKCCCQLNRTKDGFALLGCCFRRAIPPNVFIFNALLDGLVLEDRILEAEMLFKKLIKQKLCEPDVVMYNTMIKGLCKFGNNVTALALLRLMEQKNCKPSIVTYSTIIDSLCKDKMIDDAFKLLKEMVSDKGILPNVITYNSLICGLCKLGCWDEASKMLKEMEDENISPNVKTFTALVDAFCKEGKIKEAEAVINIMIERGEFPNIVTYSSLIDGYCLRGEMIKAKTIFDSLRPRGLVPNLVTYNSLLNGYCKNRNIEGAMQMFRQMSGQGLKPDVVTYSTMLQGLFQVGRCVAARRLFNEMHAQGRIPDQCTYRIVLEGLCNNHLVEDALSLFHLVGNSKLNSDIVVYNILINGAGKYGKVDIARNLFYDLIDKGLQPNVHTYTVMISGFCREGLLAESKSLFLKMEESGCTPNNVTYRVLLQGYLKNRHYDDVEMLLQEMDDRGYSLDASTLSLFIDHIAAGLLDRSMLKLLGKLVPKELLNDPSLCDWSETEIVIV
- the LOC110932600 gene encoding uncharacterized protein LOC110932600, with amino-acid sequence MIGLLLVDKRQLWMNIVDIITARNSLWVVGGDFNSVRYEDERRNSNFNAAAAREFNFNAGWASAEYRVLPKGRPDHCPVNLKTFSGNFGPKPFRFFNSWLQRDDFEGVVLKANNEFRGHGSPDVVLLQKLKWFRKYITEWKEIIKQKDLEEELILNNEVEDLDIIREQRDLNEEEEWVWEESRRRIREIEEFKYKDLQQKSRCKWATDGDDNTRYFHGLINKRKASNSIPGLMVNGNWETKASKIKKRSFSIFQEEVRCGNES